From the Flavimarina sp. Hel_I_48 genome, one window contains:
- a CDS encoding SPFH domain-containing protein: MFKEKTVLPANGSILLAILILVIAASITGIFYFDNGLIGIVTFIVFALLFGLVMVNPNESRVLLLFGKYKGTIKANGLYWVNPFFTKKKISLRASNFDSERLKVNDKLGNPVMISTILVWRVKDTYKAAFEVDNYENFVRVQTDAAVRKLASMYPYDNFADEGLDEDITLRSSMNEVSDALEKELEERLAIAGIQVLESRIGYLAYAQEIASAMLKRQQATAIVAARHKIVEGAVGMVEMALNELGKKNIVNLDEERRAAMVSNLMVILCGDKDASPVVNAGTLHH; encoded by the coding sequence ATGTTCAAAGAAAAAACCGTTTTACCCGCTAATGGCTCTATACTACTTGCTATATTAATCCTGGTAATCGCAGCCTCTATCACAGGAATATTCTATTTTGATAACGGCCTAATAGGTATTGTTACTTTTATAGTGTTTGCATTGCTTTTTGGCCTTGTCATGGTTAACCCTAACGAATCCCGGGTACTTCTACTCTTCGGAAAATACAAAGGCACTATCAAGGCCAATGGCCTTTATTGGGTAAATCCATTTTTTACAAAGAAAAAAATATCGCTTCGTGCAAGTAATTTTGACAGCGAGCGTTTAAAGGTTAACGACAAACTGGGAAACCCCGTGATGATAAGTACCATTTTAGTGTGGCGGGTGAAGGATACTTACAAGGCTGCCTTTGAAGTTGACAATTATGAAAATTTTGTGCGCGTACAGACTGATGCCGCGGTACGTAAACTGGCCAGTATGTACCCTTATGATAATTTTGCAGATGAAGGCCTGGATGAAGATATTACCTTACGCTCCAGCATGAACGAGGTAAGTGATGCCTTAGAAAAAGAACTTGAAGAGCGCCTGGCAATTGCCGGCATACAGGTTTTAGAATCCAGAATTGGCTATCTGGCCTACGCACAGGAAATCGCAAGTGCGATGCTTAAAAGGCAACAAGCTACCGCTATTGTTGCCGCCAGGCATAAAATCGTTGAAGGTGCCGTGGGCATGGTAGAAATGGCGCTCAATGAACTGGGCAAGAAAAATATCGTAAATTTAGATGAAGAGCGACGCGCAGCCATGGTGAGCAATTTAATGGTTATATTGTGTGGTGATAAAGATGCATCACCAGTCGTAAATGCAGGAACTTTACATCATTAG
- a CDS encoding S1/P1 nuclease — MTRLLLVLLSVLLTTVTATARTVDDWGQNGHRTTAAIAEKYLSNRAERAIKRLLGDETLVTVSTYGDEIKSIAEMRKYSAWHYVNIIPGKTYAEDAKNPDGDLVMAINTCREVLLSKASTQQDKIFSLKMLVHLMGDLHQPLHVGRASDKGGNDLQVRWFNKGTNLHSVWDTQMIESYGMSYSELATNYGAVAKERYKMYSQGSLMDWVDESQQLVETVYNSAESGDKLGYAYMEEYKDTVFLQLEKGGIRLAEVLNQIFD, encoded by the coding sequence ATGACGCGTCTTCTTTTAGTGCTATTGAGTGTACTTCTAACTACTGTAACGGCGACTGCCAGAACGGTTGATGATTGGGGGCAAAATGGACATCGAACCACAGCCGCAATAGCAGAAAAATATCTTTCTAACAGGGCAGAACGTGCTATCAAACGTTTGCTTGGCGATGAAACGCTCGTGACCGTTTCCACTTACGGCGATGAGATCAAAAGTATTGCCGAGATGCGTAAATATAGCGCCTGGCACTATGTGAACATAATTCCGGGAAAAACCTATGCGGAAGATGCTAAAAATCCTGATGGGGATCTTGTAATGGCCATCAATACGTGTAGGGAAGTGCTTCTTTCAAAGGCTTCAACACAGCAGGATAAAATATTCAGCTTAAAAATGCTTGTTCATCTTATGGGGGATCTACACCAGCCCTTACACGTAGGGCGGGCATCTGATAAGGGGGGCAACGATCTACAGGTACGCTGGTTCAATAAGGGCACAAACTTACATTCTGTGTGGGATACCCAGATGATAGAAAGCTACGGAATGTCTTATAGCGAACTCGCAACAAATTATGGCGCTGTTGCAAAAGAGCGTTATAAAATGTATAGCCAGGGTTCACTGATGGACTGGGTTGATGAAAGTCAGCAATTGGTCGAAACAGTATATAATTCGGCGGAAAGCGGTGATAAATTGGGATATGCCTATATGGAAGAATATAAAGATACAGTCTTTTTACAGCTTGAAAAAGGCGGAATTCGTCTTGCCGAAGTACTCAATCAAATCTTTGATTAG
- a CDS encoding alpha-ketoglutarate-dependent dioxygenase AlkB family protein gives MEGLFDQENTWYQLLDMPQAEVYYYPDFLEPNQQKKLFDHLKKQVNWQQDNIKVFGKIYAQPRLTALFADNEKSYTYSSITMHPALFPTALLELKQKIEQKTKCVFTTCLLNLYRDGQDSNGWHADDEKELGKNPIIASVSLGAPRFFKFRDKKNKADTRKILLEPGSLLLMKGSTQHHWQHQVPKTAKQVGERINLTFRKID, from the coding sequence ATGGAAGGACTTTTTGATCAGGAAAATACATGGTATCAATTACTAGATATGCCGCAAGCGGAAGTCTATTACTACCCGGACTTTCTTGAGCCAAATCAGCAAAAAAAATTATTTGATCATTTAAAAAAACAAGTGAACTGGCAACAGGATAACATCAAAGTATTTGGAAAAATCTATGCGCAACCCCGTTTAACCGCGCTTTTTGCAGACAATGAAAAATCCTACACCTATAGCTCCATAACTATGCACCCAGCGCTTTTTCCTACGGCACTCCTGGAGTTAAAGCAAAAAATAGAGCAAAAGACCAAATGTGTTTTTACCACCTGCCTGCTCAATCTATACAGGGACGGTCAGGACAGTAACGGCTGGCATGCAGATGATGAGAAAGAATTGGGCAAAAACCCTATTATTGCATCGGTAAGCCTGGGAGCACCCCGATTTTTTAAATTCAGGGACAAAAAGAACAAAGCAGATACGCGTAAAATCCTCTTAGAGCCGGGTAGTTTGCTTCTTATGAAGGGTAGCACACAACATCACTGGCAACACCAGGTACCAAAGACAGCAAAACAAGTAGGGGAACGCATCAACCTTACCTTCCGGAAAATTGACTGA
- a CDS encoding AraC family transcriptional regulator, producing the protein MSSIVTSKPTLEKIKPTFGSSFLYRTYNAEKENNSKNFWHYHPELELVYVHGGTGKRQVGSHISYYRNGELILIGSNLPHCGFTDSLSNYDQETVIQMLPDFLGATFFEIPEMKSIKSLFERAKMGIVFHGEIKRGIGAKIEALGRLGNYERLLGLLEILKSLEVAEQYTVLNAQGFILETELQDNNRINIVFNFVKDEFKRQIPLDEISELVSMTVPAFCRYFKKITGKTFTQFVNEYRLTHAAKLLHENPISITDVCFESGFNNFSHFNKQFKKFTGKTPSTYRNELKFMVS; encoded by the coding sequence ATGTCAAGTATTGTAACCTCAAAACCTACTTTAGAAAAGATAAAGCCCACCTTTGGCAGTTCTTTTTTATACAGGACCTATAACGCAGAAAAAGAAAACAATAGTAAAAACTTCTGGCATTACCATCCCGAGCTTGAGCTTGTTTATGTGCATGGTGGCACGGGAAAACGCCAGGTAGGAAGTCATATTTCCTATTATCGCAATGGAGAGCTCATATTAATAGGGTCAAATTTGCCCCATTGCGGTTTTACGGATTCCCTGAGTAATTACGATCAGGAGACCGTAATACAAATGCTTCCCGATTTTCTGGGGGCTACATTTTTTGAGATTCCCGAGATGAAGAGCATAAAATCGCTTTTTGAACGGGCGAAAATGGGAATCGTTTTTCATGGGGAAATTAAACGTGGTATTGGCGCAAAAATCGAAGCGCTGGGGAGACTGGGAAATTATGAGCGCTTGCTTGGTTTGCTGGAAATTTTAAAATCACTTGAGGTTGCAGAACAGTACACCGTACTGAACGCGCAGGGTTTTATACTGGAAACCGAACTTCAGGACAACAATCGTATCAATATAGTCTTCAACTTCGTCAAGGATGAATTCAAACGTCAAATCCCTTTGGACGAAATTTCAGAACTGGTAAGTATGACCGTTCCCGCATTTTGCAGGTATTTTAAAAAGATTACCGGTAAGACCTTTACCCAGTTTGTCAATGAATACCGCTTGACCCACGCTGCCAAATTATTACATGAAAATCCTATTAGCATTACAGATGTTTGCTTTGAAAGCGGATTTAATAATTTCAGTCATTTTAATAAACAGTTCAAAAAATTTACCGGAAAAACACCATCAACCTATCGCAACGAACTAAAATTTATGGTATCGTAG
- a CDS encoding outer membrane beta-barrel protein: MKNVVLGIFMIVCSVGFAQSSYGVSAGLNYNGNGDVKDSAGKVIENPDRNVGYHIGVFGKIGSSIFFRPELLYTSTKSSYNDNRDFKMQKLDAPLLVGAQVFGPLNIFAGPSLQYILDTDYDQVTLGDVEHDLTVGAQFGIGVNLGSLGVDIRYERGLSDNEAQFIDTNITTLNSGRIDTRPDQVILSLSLEL; the protein is encoded by the coding sequence ATGAAAAATGTAGTATTAGGAATATTCATGATTGTATGTAGCGTGGGCTTTGCCCAGTCAAGCTATGGAGTAAGTGCCGGACTTAATTATAACGGAAATGGCGATGTAAAAGATTCTGCCGGTAAGGTTATTGAGAATCCAGACCGTAACGTGGGGTATCATATAGGTGTATTCGGAAAAATAGGGAGTTCCATTTTCTTTCGGCCAGAGCTATTGTATACCAGTACAAAAAGTTCTTACAATGATAACAGGGACTTTAAAATGCAAAAATTAGACGCTCCCCTACTCGTAGGTGCACAGGTTTTTGGCCCCTTGAATATATTTGCGGGACCATCGCTTCAGTATATTTTAGACACAGATTATGACCAGGTAACCTTAGGCGACGTAGAACATGACCTTACAGTAGGAGCCCAGTTTGGGATAGGCGTGAATTTAGGTAGCCTGGGTGTGGATATACGTTATGAGAGAGGTCTGAGCGATAATGAAGCGCAATTTATTGATACAAACATCACAACTTTGAACAGTGGTCGTATAGATACCCGTCCAGATCAGGTAATACTTTCCCTTTCACTGGAACTTTAG
- the tgt gene encoding tRNA guanosine(34) transglycosylase Tgt, with protein MHFNLLQTDTASSARAATITTAHGTIETPIFMPVGTVASVKGVHQRELREDINPDIILGNTYHLYLRPQIKVLEAAGGLHKFMNWDRNILTDSGGYQVYSLSANRKIKEDGVKFKSHIDGSMHLFTPENVMEVQRSIGADIIMAFDECTPYPCDYQYAQRSMHMTHRWLDRCIKHLAKTPVKYDYEQAFFPIVQGSTYKDLRMQSAEYIANAGAVGNAIGGLSVGEPAEEMYAMTEVVTNILPADKPRYLMGVGTPTNILENIALGIDMFDCVMPTRNGRNGTLFTSHGILNIKNKKWETDFSPLDEHGTVWVDQEYSKAYVRHLFKVNEMLARQIGTLHNLGFYMWLVREARKHILAGDFATWKEKMVRQMDNRL; from the coding sequence ATGCACTTTAACCTTTTACAGACAGATACTGCCAGCAGCGCAAGAGCGGCCACAATTACAACTGCTCACGGTACGATAGAAACCCCCATTTTCATGCCGGTGGGTACGGTAGCCTCGGTAAAAGGGGTTCACCAGCGTGAACTTCGGGAAGATATAAATCCTGATATTATACTGGGCAATACCTATCACTTATATCTAAGGCCACAGATTAAAGTACTGGAAGCTGCTGGTGGTTTACACAAATTTATGAACTGGGACCGCAATATCCTTACAGATAGCGGTGGTTATCAGGTATATTCACTTTCGGCAAATAGAAAGATTAAAGAGGATGGTGTAAAGTTTAAGAGCCATATAGATGGCTCCATGCACCTTTTTACGCCAGAAAATGTTATGGAAGTGCAGCGCAGCATAGGTGCAGATATCATCATGGCCTTTGATGAATGCACGCCTTATCCCTGTGATTACCAGTACGCTCAGCGCTCTATGCACATGACCCACAGGTGGCTTGACCGCTGTATAAAGCACCTGGCCAAAACACCCGTGAAATATGATTATGAACAGGCGTTTTTTCCTATTGTACAGGGAAGTACGTATAAAGACTTGAGAATGCAATCTGCGGAATACATTGCAAACGCAGGCGCCGTGGGGAATGCCATCGGTGGACTTTCAGTTGGAGAACCAGCTGAAGAAATGTACGCAATGACCGAAGTGGTGACGAATATACTTCCGGCAGATAAACCCCGTTATTTAATGGGTGTGGGCACCCCAACTAACATTCTGGAAAATATAGCCCTGGGTATTGATATGTTTGATTGTGTGATGCCCACGCGCAATGGCCGTAACGGTACGCTTTTTACAAGCCATGGTATATTGAATATCAAGAATAAAAAGTGGGAAACTGATTTCTCTCCACTTGATGAGCATGGTACTGTCTGGGTAGATCAGGAATATAGTAAAGCCTACGTACGTCATTTGTTTAAAGTAAATGAAATGCTCGCACGGCAGATAGGGACCCTGCACAATCTTGGCTTTTATATGTGGTTGGTACGTGAGGCAAGAAAACATATCTTAGCGGGCGATTTTGCCACGTGGAAAGAAAAAATGGTGCGCCAAATGGATAACAGGTTATAA
- a CDS encoding LptF/LptG family permease — MKILDWYILKRYLGTFITMLLLFIPIGITVNLAEKIDKILANEAPLSEVAIYYLNFTVYFANLLFPLFLFLSVIWFTSKLANNTEVIAFLSSGVSFYRFLRPYIIGATLVCVGAYIMGTYLAPAASRGFNEFTYQYLKSNKEDRETQNVYRQISDDDYIYVSRFNPAQNLGNNFTLEHFNGNTLEYKIQARSIVFKPEDSTYSLNGYRKRIVGKERDILDTERNLDTVFDFDLEDLTPVEYIAETLNTPELREFIAKEKARGSSAINRYQVVLYKRFSLPVSAYILTIIAVSVSAIKRRGGMGINLALGISLAFVFIFFDKVFTTISEQSDFSPIIAVWLPNVLFGMLAIYLLKNAKR, encoded by the coding sequence ATGAAAATACTTGATTGGTACATACTCAAGCGTTATCTGGGTACATTTATAACAATGTTGCTGCTATTTATTCCTATAGGTATCACCGTAAACCTTGCAGAAAAAATAGATAAGATATTGGCGAATGAGGCTCCTTTATCTGAAGTTGCTATATATTATCTCAACTTTACGGTTTATTTCGCAAACCTGCTTTTCCCGCTGTTTTTGTTTCTATCAGTGATCTGGTTTACGTCAAAACTGGCAAATAATACAGAAGTGATCGCATTTTTGAGCAGTGGGGTTTCTTTTTACCGCTTTTTACGCCCTTATATCATAGGTGCAACCCTGGTTTGTGTAGGGGCCTATATTATGGGTACGTATCTCGCCCCTGCCGCAAGTCGCGGATTTAATGAGTTTACCTATCAATATCTGAAAAGCAATAAAGAAGATAGGGAAACCCAGAATGTGTACCGGCAGATTAGCGACGATGACTATATATATGTGAGTCGGTTTAATCCCGCACAAAACCTGGGTAATAATTTTACGCTGGAACACTTCAATGGCAACACGTTAGAGTATAAAATACAGGCCCGCAGCATCGTTTTTAAGCCAGAGGACAGTACCTATTCCCTCAATGGTTATAGAAAACGTATCGTGGGCAAAGAGCGTGATATCCTGGATACCGAAAGAAATCTGGATACTGTTTTTGACTTTGACCTGGAAGATCTAACGCCCGTAGAATACATTGCGGAAACCTTAAATACGCCAGAGCTGCGTGAATTTATCGCAAAGGAAAAAGCACGGGGCTCTTCGGCTATAAATAGGTATCAGGTGGTTCTTTATAAACGCTTCAGTTTGCCTGTAAGTGCCTATATCCTTACGATCATCGCCGTTTCGGTTTCTGCGATCAAGCGACGTGGGGGAATGGGGATCAATCTCGCCCTGGGTATTTCACTGGCATTTGTGTTTATATTTTTTGACAAAGTATTTACCACAATCTCCGAACAATCTGATTTTTCACCCATTATAGCGGTCTGGCTACCCAATGTACTTTTTGGTATGCTCGCCATTTATCTCCTCAAGAATGCAAAACGATAA
- a CDS encoding DMT family transporter, translating into MQNDKLRSYLHFHVIVFIWGFTAVLGALITIDAVPLVWYRMLLASITIFLYIKWKGISLKVNRKTLAGFGIAGVIIALHWLTFFGAIKISNVSITLAMISTGAFFTSILEPIFYKRKVIWYEIFFGLVVIFGLYLIFEVETRYTEGIIVALISAFLSSVFTLINGKFAQKYRPSVISVYELSAGVLFISVYLLFSSGFDAQFFQIPGMDWIYLIILATICTAYAFIASVKVMKFLSPYTIMLTVNMEPVYGILLAFVILGNAEQMNTGFYYGALLILSTVVLNGIFKNRRRKKNGTLPETLKNPHGRLTESKNATISPRKTD; encoded by the coding sequence ATGCAAAACGATAAGCTGCGCAGTTACCTGCATTTTCATGTAATTGTTTTTATCTGGGGATTTACCGCTGTGCTGGGCGCACTCATTACGATTGACGCCGTGCCCCTGGTCTGGTACCGCATGCTGCTGGCGTCAATAACCATTTTTCTATATATTAAATGGAAGGGTATTTCGCTGAAAGTAAATAGGAAAACCCTGGCCGGTTTTGGTATTGCGGGCGTAATTATCGCGCTGCACTGGCTCACTTTTTTTGGTGCCATAAAGATCTCTAATGTATCCATAACGCTGGCGATGATCAGTACCGGGGCATTTTTCACCTCTATTTTAGAGCCTATTTTCTATAAACGGAAAGTAATCTGGTACGAGATATTTTTTGGTTTAGTGGTTATCTTTGGGCTTTACCTCATATTTGAAGTAGAAACCCGCTATACCGAAGGGATTATCGTTGCATTGATCTCCGCTTTTTTGTCCTCCGTATTTACCCTTATCAACGGTAAGTTTGCCCAGAAGTACCGGCCATCGGTAATCTCGGTCTATGAACTTTCTGCAGGGGTTCTTTTTATCAGTGTGTATCTTTTGTTTTCTTCTGGTTTTGATGCGCAGTTCTTTCAGATTCCCGGGATGGACTGGATCTACCTTATTATCCTTGCTACCATTTGTACGGCTTATGCCTTTATTGCTTCCGTAAAGGTCATGAAATTCCTAAGCCCATATACGATTATGCTTACCGTGAACATGGAACCGGTGTATGGTATTTTGCTGGCTTTTGTGATATTGGGGAATGCTGAGCAAATGAACACTGGCTTTTATTACGGAGCGCTTTTGATTTTGAGTACAGTGGTCTTGAACGGAATTTTTAAAAACCGTCGCCGGAAGAAAAATGGTACGCTACCGGAAACGCTGAAAAATCCGCATGGCCGACTCACAGAGTCAAAAAACGCCACTATTTCCCCCCGAAAAACCGACTAA
- a CDS encoding acetyl-CoA carboxylase carboxyltransferase subunit alpha — translation MEYLDFEQPIKELEEQLDKCSIIGQESDVDVTNTCKQIEKKLAETKKEIYKNLSPWQRVQLSRHPNRPYTLDYIKALCGDTFLELHGDRNVKDDKAMIGGLGKIGDQSFMFIGQQKGYNTKTRQYRNFGMANPEGYRKALRLMKSAEKFGIPVISLIDTPGAYPGLEAEERGQGEAIARNIFEMTKLKVPIIVVIIGEGASGGALGIGVGDRVLMLENTWYSVISPESCSSILWRSWEYKERAAEALKLTAQDMKKQKLVDHIVKEPLGGAHSNREETFSIVKDEILKSFKDLKNLSPEDLVEQRMEKYSQMGVFKT, via the coding sequence ATGGAATATTTGGATTTTGAACAACCCATCAAAGAGTTAGAAGAACAGCTCGATAAATGCTCAATAATAGGGCAGGAAAGCGATGTGGATGTAACCAATACCTGTAAGCAGATTGAAAAAAAACTGGCCGAAACGAAAAAGGAGATCTACAAAAACCTGAGTCCGTGGCAACGGGTGCAGCTTTCGCGCCATCCCAATAGACCGTATACTTTAGATTATATCAAAGCGCTTTGTGGCGATACTTTTTTAGAACTGCATGGTGATCGCAATGTCAAAGATGACAAAGCGATGATAGGCGGGCTGGGCAAGATAGGCGATCAGAGTTTTATGTTTATTGGTCAGCAAAAAGGATACAACACAAAGACACGCCAGTACCGTAATTTTGGTATGGCAAACCCAGAGGGATACCGCAAGGCCCTTCGGTTGATGAAAAGTGCAGAGAAATTCGGTATCCCGGTAATCAGTCTTATTGATACCCCGGGTGCATATCCCGGCCTTGAGGCTGAAGAGCGCGGTCAGGGAGAGGCAATCGCCAGGAATATCTTTGAAATGACCAAACTTAAAGTGCCCATTATCGTGGTAATCATTGGCGAAGGTGCCAGTGGTGGCGCACTGGGCATAGGTGTAGGTGACCGCGTGCTCATGCTTGAAAATACCTGGTACAGTGTGATCTCGCCAGAGTCCTGTTCTTCTATACTATGGCGCAGTTGGGAATATAAGGAACGGGCAGCAGAAGCCTTAAAACTTACCGCCCAGGATATGAAAAAACAAAAGCTTGTAGATCATATTGTTAAAGAACCTTTGGGAGGTGCACACAGCAACAGGGAAGAAACATTTTCTATTGTAAAAGATGAAATTCTAAAGTCATTTAAGGACTTAAAAAACTTATCCCCAGAAGATCTGGTAGAACAAAGGATGGAAAAATACAGCCAGATGGGTGTTTTTAAAACCTAA
- the dnaB gene encoding replicative DNA helicase, producing MENIQTQPAYKTSSNQVISLEKGKIPPQAIDLEQVVLGAMMIDKKGVDEIIDILTPEVFYKEAHQHIYDAVRALFENGEPIDLLTVSEQLRRMAKLDKAGGDYYLIQLTQKVSSSAHIEYHARIILQKYIQRSLIKISNEIIEEAYDETTDVFDLLDHAESKLYEVTQGNIKRSSETAQSLVIQAKKKIEEISNKEGLSGIPSGFDRLDKLTSGWQPSDLIIVAARPGMGKTALTLSMARNIAVGQGIPVAFFSLEMASVQLITRLISSETGLSSEKLRTGKLEKHEWEQLNHKVAALEKAPLFIDDTPSLSIFDLRAKARRLASQHGIKMVVIDYLQLMTAGGSQKNGNREQEISMISRNLKALAKELNVPVIALSQLSRAVETRGGSKRPLLSDLRESGAIEQDADIVSFIYRPEYYKIDEWDDEERSPTDGQAEFIVAKHRNGGLENIRLKFIGHLGKFDNLDDFSTPYQFESAMNQNAAANDDTFRPESFPTSPDQAFGSSMNDDDDDGIPF from the coding sequence ATGGAAAATATTCAGACCCAGCCTGCATACAAAACCAGTTCAAATCAAGTGATTTCCCTCGAAAAAGGGAAAATACCGCCACAAGCGATTGATTTAGAGCAGGTTGTGCTGGGTGCAATGATGATTGATAAAAAAGGGGTAGATGAGATCATTGATATCCTTACCCCAGAGGTTTTCTACAAAGAAGCACATCAGCATATCTATGACGCCGTTAGGGCGCTCTTTGAAAATGGGGAGCCCATTGACTTATTAACCGTTTCTGAGCAATTGCGCAGAATGGCAAAGCTTGATAAGGCGGGCGGTGATTATTACCTTATTCAGCTTACCCAGAAAGTATCTTCATCTGCGCATATTGAATACCATGCGCGTATAATCCTGCAGAAATACATTCAGCGGAGCTTGATCAAAATTTCAAACGAGATTATTGAAGAGGCATATGATGAGACCACAGATGTTTTTGACCTTTTAGATCATGCGGAAAGCAAATTGTACGAGGTAACACAGGGCAATATCAAGCGAAGTAGCGAGACCGCCCAGAGCCTTGTGATCCAGGCGAAAAAGAAAATCGAGGAAATATCCAATAAAGAAGGACTTTCCGGTATTCCTTCCGGCTTTGACAGGTTGGACAAACTAACCTCGGGATGGCAGCCCAGTGACCTTATTATCGTTGCGGCGCGTCCTGGTATGGGTAAAACCGCGCTTACGTTGAGTATGGCAAGGAACATTGCGGTAGGGCAGGGCATTCCTGTGGCGTTTTTCTCCCTGGAGATGGCTTCCGTACAGCTTATTACACGTTTGATTTCTTCTGAAACAGGTCTTTCTTCTGAAAAGCTGCGTACCGGTAAACTGGAGAAACACGAATGGGAACAACTCAACCACAAAGTCGCCGCACTGGAAAAAGCGCCGTTGTTCATTGATGATACACCTTCGCTCTCCATATTTGACCTTCGGGCAAAAGCCAGGCGTCTTGCTTCGCAGCACGGTATTAAAATGGTCGTGATTGATTACCTGCAGCTTATGACCGCCGGCGGAAGTCAGAAAAATGGAAACCGCGAACAGGAAATTTCCATGATTTCCCGAAACCTTAAAGCACTTGCGAAGGAACTTAACGTTCCGGTTATCGCACTTTCTCAGTTATCCCGTGCGGTGGAAACCCGTGGTGGAAGTAAACGCCCACTGCTTTCTGACCTTAGGGAATCTGGGGCGATAGAACAGGATGCTGATATTGTAAGCTTTATTTATCGTCCTGAATACTACAAAATTGATGAATGGGATGATGAGGAGCGCAGCCCAACAGACGGCCAGGCGGAATTTATCGTGGCCAAACACCGTAACGGAGGCCTGGAAAACATCCGACTTAAATTTATAGGGCATTTGGGTAAATTTGATAACCTGGATGATTTTAGCACGCCTTACCAGTTTGAGTCCGCAATGAACCAGAACGCGGCGGCAAATGATGATACCTTCCGTCCAGAAAGTTTCCCTACCAGTCCAGACCAGGCCTTTGGCAGTTCTATGAATGACGATGATGATGACGGGATTCCATTCTAA
- a CDS encoding DUF922 domain-containing protein, with amino-acid sequence MPHVYQVLGMILFFSCATFAQQPRYSWSEKKDFSWADLSGFPDEQSLYAASVNTGISQDFSISFKGGAKLSSLQITAYIYPKLSWYKPGRVNAALLEHERLHFMITEVHARMLKETISKFDFSEDIRSEMNHLYRKIEQKRQKMQQDFDAETRHGLNNQRELFWEEKVNQLLAKY; translated from the coding sequence ATGCCTCATGTGTATCAGGTGCTTGGGATGATCCTCTTTTTTAGTTGCGCTACTTTCGCCCAGCAACCCAGATATTCCTGGTCAGAAAAAAAGGATTTTAGTTGGGCAGACCTTTCCGGTTTTCCCGATGAACAAAGTCTATATGCCGCGAGTGTAAACACAGGAATATCGCAGGATTTCTCCATTAGTTTTAAAGGCGGCGCAAAGCTATCTTCACTTCAAATCACAGCCTATATATATCCCAAACTTTCCTGGTACAAACCAGGGCGGGTAAATGCCGCCTTATTAGAACATGAGCGCCTTCATTTTATGATCACCGAAGTGCATGCACGTATGCTAAAAGAAACCATTTCAAAATTCGATTTTTCAGAAGATATACGCTCAGAAATGAACCATTTATACCGAAAAATAGAGCAAAAACGGCAGAAAATGCAGCAGGATTTTGATGCAGAAACCCGGCATGGTCTTAATAATCAGCGGGAACTTTTCTGGGAGGAAAAAGTTAACCAGCTTTTAGCAAAATATTGA